The Capsicum annuum cultivar UCD-10X-F1 chromosome 3, UCD10Xv1.1, whole genome shotgun sequence genomic sequence AACAACGGAAGGGGCATTATCTAGCATCAGCTGCTTCTCAATTGAAACTTGTGCCGTACATTTTTCACAAGAAAACTTGATCTCTGGATCATCAAGTTTCTAAACTCGACTGAATGACTCAAATGCTGAATGTAAGCGGTCAACATCCTTGATCAAGAGACGTACATCAATAAGAGGCTCGTAAGCATTGGAGTAGAGACTGCAGGTGCAACAACTCAGCTGCAAAATtgccttttttgttttttggaatttcatcatttttcttagCATGATTAGGTGATTTTGGTGAAAAAACAACAAAGGATTTACTTGAATCAACTGAATTAGCAACTGGAGATTGTTTTTTTTTGGTTCACGATTGAAAGAAACAAGATTTTTTGttgaaaagatgaaattcaagattttatgtaAAGAATGACCTCTTTTAAGGATTTTAAGACTACACAGGATATCTTGTATTCAAGCCAGTGAACAATACATACGGAAATTGAGCGACGCCTTGAAAACAGAACGGCTTTATTGTTGAAAAAAACTATGTTTCACCTCAAATAATTAAGTGATGTTTTCTTTCGGTAGCTCGAAATGGAAAGTGAATCATTAAGAGCATTTCAGTTCTGCTATAATATTGCGAAGTTTCATTATAGTTTCTGCCATACTGTGGCTTGTAGCCTATAATCCTAACTTGGAACTGATGTTATTATATTCCAGGCCTATATTCCTAACTTGGGATCcttaatgatattattatattcCAGGTCAAGAAGCCACTTTCCCTGCGTTCTCCAGCtaccaaatttaaaaaattctgCTAAAAGCACGGAATCTCAAACATTTTTTTCCAAGGTTACTTGAAACTGgctttactataatttttcaTCCTCTAGGTAGTCTTAACATTAATAGTAACATTAAATGATACTGGTTTTTGAGCTACAGAAAACCAGCAGGGATGGGAATGTTATACATTTTCATCGTTCTCCAAGATATAAATGGCCAGAACAACAACTGTCAGAATTTCAGACctaatcaactcaaaataacTTGAGGTGTAGAAATTCACCATCAcatttttacataaaaatttcatAACTACGTACTAGAATGGGTTACTGCAGCTGGACAAACTAGGCAACTTAAACAAAAACAATGACAAAATAGATGTAAAGTTATATTCTTCAAACTTTTCTATAGGGATTTTCCCCTTCCTATAGCCACTATTTTCATATAGTGAATTTCAAGTTGGGAATAGTCAACGAGGATCGCAACCATGTTTTTGAGAGAATATTCATCTTTGCTGGTTCTTCATAACTACGAAAAGAGAGTATTTTTTGAATGAGACATTCTGGTAATACGTCAGGTGTAGCTCTCCTCATGGTCAGGTGTTGGAGGCTGCAAAACTCAGTAATCAGATTATTGATTACTTTGAAATTAGGAAAAGGGTATGACGAATACAGCAGAAAACATCTTCATACACTATACCTTTTATACCATCCAAAGAGCAATGTGAAGCCACTTATTAAACTGAAGGAAAAGTTTATGAGAACCCGTAAGAGTTGCAAAAATCAAACTGATCAATAGGTGCTTTTCCGTCCTTATATCTCTCCACGATTTTTCTGTCCCTGTGTCTTTGCCAATGAATCGATTCTGAATTCAACTTTGGGAAGAGTATTTTGTGAATCACACATTCCGGTAATATGTCTGATGTGACTGCGGCACCGACTTCCCTCCTTCTTCATGGCCTGAAATTTTCCATGATACAAAACCCTATATGTGCATTGGGAATTCAAAGATTGTGGTATTTGCAAGAATTCACATCCTTGACCTATACGtgaatagtaaaaataaataaaacctaTTCTACCCATTAAATTGTTCTGGTATATGAAATTTGACATGGTttcatctatttatagatgtgtaaATGTTAGACCACAAATTTATATTGTACGAATTATTAATGTTTGCCTTGTTTCTAGAAAAAACTTTCATAGATTGAGTCCAAATAAGAGGAGCAAATAAGAGGAGCTTTTCCAAAGAATTACAACTCACAACACCACTAGATAACGAAACAGACATAGAAGTACAACCATCCACAGCCAATTTGCTTAAAGATTTTGCTGCCAAGATTGTGAAAATAGGCAATCGGTATGATCTAAGTTAAGGACAAGATCTTTTACACCATTCTGAAGTGCAACGTCAAGCCACTTATTAACAAGAGGGATAAGAGTGAAAACTTGAGTATTATTAGAGTAATTTGATAATTCAAACTTTTCTATAGGGATTTTCCCCTTCCTATGTCTCTCCATGATATTTGTCACCACTATTTTCTTATcgactttcaatttcaagttGGGAAGACTCAACGAGGCTTGCAGCCATGTTTAAGAGAGAATACTAATCTTTGTTGCTTCTTCATAACTAAGAAAACAGAGTATTTTGTGAATGAGACATTCCGGTTTTGCTTGGAAGTTGGTGATTTTTGAAGGATCAGAATTCAGAACCCTAATTTTAATggaaattattgatttttattttgcaAATACGGCAGTTGAAAAAACACCTTTTCTAGGAAATCCTACTTCAAATCGTTTACGGTTTGCATAATTTATCCTATATATTAAGGAATCCTATTTATCCTCCTTTTCTTAATTACTTAGCTTTCATCCCTTAACATTTCCATATcgtaaataaattataattgaatTTAAGTTTTGCGCTAGTATACAAAATATTCTACTCTATTAGGTTACCCAATAAAAAATTGGGCAGCCTGACAAAATATTAATAGCACAAAACTTAAACAAGTTACTTTTCTACTCTGATCTTAAACAAACAAGATTACAAAACTGGCTTAATTCGTCTTTGTTAATATCATCAAATTACCTGTTATTACAATCCATGAAACATGCAATCATTGATCCAAGGATAACTCTCCTAGGATGACAATTCTAAAGAAAAGTCTCCTCttaatagtttactcaaataacCCATTAATTTCAGTGCCATTTGCTGTGACATTTAACTcctggcaaaaaaaaaaaaaaaaccaacagGATTGAACCACATGGGAAAGGACAGCACATCCCAGTCTCAAAACCGAGATACCTTCGACAAATCCAGGATATCTAAAACTGGGATGGAGCTCAAAGCTTGCTAAAGTTGAAGAAAGGCAGTCAAGGCAATCTCTGACCAAGCAAAAGAATCTTTATTTAGTTGATCAGTAATAGCCTGTCAAGCCTAGGAATCCTCGCACATCTTTAAGTGAAACAGGAGTGAGCCAGGAAAGACTAGCCATGGTCTTTTCAGGGTCAACTGGAATGCCCTTTGGTTAGAGAATGTGACCCAAATAAGCAATGGACGATGAAAAACTTGTTATAACCACATGATATTACATTATGACCATCATTAGCATATCATATACAGCCACGTGCTCATTCAACATACAAGTGAGGAAAAATTAATTCCCTTTGCCCCAATCTTTTTGATGGTCCCAGAATGTTTTGCACTTAATCTAGACGGAAAGTCTCTCTCTTACATGGCAGATGGGTCACTATAGGATTGCGAATTTACTGgatgattttgacaaataggCACTTTTAATTTACGAATACTTATCATTATTGAATGGCGTTAGTTTTTTCTTCATTGCCTGAATTAATTCACTAAAGCATTGAGAGATCCGATAGTGCTTTAGATAAATACTTAAAAAGACACATTCCGTCATTGCAGAAATGCCACATAATCTTCAAAAGATATATCCAGTGTTTAGAAACAAAAAACAAAGTGGACAAAGGGAAAAAAACATATTTCTCTTGAAACTTCTGTGTCTGTTGACTCTCGAAAAGATTTAGCTGTCAAATAACACCTATAAGCCAGCTTTCAGGAGATTTGAATAGAAAGCATCAAAATTCCTATGATTAAACTTGAGCACAATTTTCAGCGCTTAACAGACTACTGAACTACGGGCCAAATAGTCCGGCAAAATATTTTGGAAAACAAAAGAATTCAAAGCTAGATGTACAAATAGGAATTTATACTGACAAACAGATTAATAGAATTTAGAAACGAATAATTGCATTCAATTTGAAATAGTGATAAATTAACTGCATTGccaatctaataaaaaataaactttctTCTTCTCCGTAAGGTTGCTTATTGCCAGCTCCTCACTTGTGAGTTTCAGTGGCTGATTTTTCATATCGAAAGCTTTTATTTCTATTAATTGACTATGCCAAGGCTCCCTTTCATGAGAAGAAGAATGCCTCGAATTCTTCATAGACATCAAACGACTGATGAAgcatttattcattttaatacTGGAGAGTAGGTTGAGTATCCTAGGATGACAACTCATTCCATGAGAAGTAGAATGCCACGAATTCTTCATAGAAATTAAACGACTGATGAAACATTTATTCACTTTAATACTGGAGTGTAAGTTGAGTCTCTTAGGACGACAAGTTAATAGCAAGGCATCCACAAAAGTTGGCAACTCCCAAGATGATTGTATATCTACGTTTAAAACATCAACTTGAGGGGTAGCAACTCTGAGGTGCAGTTGCGAATCATTCATGTTGATCAAATTGTAGGTGCTCGAGAAATCAAGGGAAACTTGAGACCAAGTGGTAAAATTTGATAGAAACTTCCTCAACTTACCAAACCATGCAGCATTTACATTGTTGCGGCAGATAGCAACGATTTTTGAGTGCTTCAGTTGGCTTGACACTCTAGCAAATTTAAGTTCAGGAATATCAGATCCTTTACACTcaattgataccaaatttggagCATCAATCTCCTTTATGCCAAAATATGTCCGAAAATTCACTATTTTCAAGATCTTCAAGGATTGACTCTTGAAAGTGTTGAACCTTTTTGACCAACACGAAACACCATCTAACATCAAACTCTCGAGGAATTGAGATCTAGAAATAAGGTGCTGCAAAAATCCATCAGATATATACACATCTGATAGTTCTAAATATTTTAGATTCTGACATTCAACAACATCCAATCCTTCCGAAAAACCAGAATAAGACAAGTGTTCAAGAGTTGATGCTTCAATTTTAACACGCTGGTTCTTCAATTTCCTAATGGAAACTGACTTGATCTTTTGAAGATTCAGCAACTCAATCTTTTCCAACCCCAAACAACAGTTAAGGATGAAAGAGACAATCAAGGGGCAACTCTTAAGTAGAGTCTGGAGCATGTGATCGTCTAATGTTACATAAAGTAGAGAAAGCTTCCTCAAACAATTGCAATTCACAACGCCACTAGATAACGAAACAGGCATAAGATTACAATATTCCAGAACCAATTCTCTTAAAGATTTTGCTGCCAAAATTGTGAAAATAGGCAACCGGTATGATCCATGTGTAAGGACAAGATCTTTTACACCATTCTGAATTGCAACGTCAAGCCACTTATCAATCCGAGAGAAAACTCTAGAACTGACATAGTTATCTCTCGATGGCGTTGTCCCTAATTCAAACTTTTCTATGGCGATTTTCCCCTTTCTATATCTCTCCATGATATTGTCCACCACTATTTTCATATTGCCGTTGCTATGATCAACAGTGAATTTCAAGTTGGGAAGAGTCAACGAGGCTTGCAACCATGTCTTAGAGAGAATACTCATCTTGACTGCTTCTTTATAACTAAGAAAACAAAGTATTCTTTGAATAAGACATTCCGGTAATATGTCAGCCATGATCTTGCTGGGAAGTTGGTGATTTTTGAAGGATCAGAATTCAGAACCCTAATTTTAATggaaatttattgatttttatttttgcaaataCAGCAgttaaaaaaaacaccttttctaGGAAATCCTACTTCTAATGGTTTACCGTCTGCATAATTTACTTTTTATCCTCCTTTTCTTTTACTTACCTGTCAACCCTTAACTTTTCAATACagtaaatctatatctatatctattgtACTGTGTAAATGATAAAGGGCGTACTTGTGCACTGGTTATTTGGTTCGGTTTGATTATTTTgttggttattttagagtaaaatcaaaccaaatcaaattagtatcgattttttaaaattcaaaaccaaacccaACCTAACTAAATATCggtttttttaatcggtttgattTGGATTGCGATTCGATTTTAttaaaaaccaaaccatgaacGCCCCATATATATGGTAGAGATAATTAATCTATATTTGGTACTTTATTACGCACTAATTAAATACTATAGAAATTAGAAATGCTATTAAAGTCACTAACAACTTATAATTAGAAATATCAATTATAGTTTTCTATTCGTATATATTATTTTACTGACTTCTAAGTTAGTCACATATTTATGGCATAGTTGATAACAAGTGCATGTGACAAAATTCTCTTTAATCTTAGATTCACAGCATAATATGTGGGATTTAACacgatatatttatgattttcaatccTTTCATTCTATTTAATTTGACTCACGTTAACTTGACATATTCATtaagaaattttaattattagAGATGTATTTTACTAATATAACTTCATTAATATGTCTTGAAACTCAGTCTAATGAATTTCAATCCTTTATCTCTCAGTTCAGAAGGCCACCAACATTCGCGTTATGATCCACGATAGCACACTTTTTTCTTATGCATGATTGTTTGGATTTGTGCTTTTTGTATtataacttatcatatttttatttttataatatatgacGGTGATAATTTTCAGTCAATTCATCATGGCTCATAAAGACTCAAGTTATGGCTGGACGTGATCATGATCATGATCTCTATCTCTCAGGATTTAAGATGAGACAAGATTGATAAGACTACTCCCACAACTTAACGATCTTTTCACTTGGTGTACAGAAAATATACTCAAACTTTGATTACAGAGTTCCCGTCTAATTTTGTGTATTTTAAGTGTAAAATTTGTTTGCCCCAACGATGAGTATAACTTAAACTCTTCTAATGAATCTGCagaaatatatcaaaagttatgtCCAACATTCTTGAAATGAGGAACCAAATAATCATATAACATAGTTTCAGTACCATCTAGTTAGTTCAACTCTCACATATAAATATGCAGTATATTTCCaaaaagtggggtctggagagggtaaagtgtatgcagtccttatcactacctcagaggtgagatagagaggttgtttccgaaagaccccaaGCTCAAGACAAAAACATCTAGAGAAGAACTGAGTACATAAGAACAAGAAATAATAGGTAGCAACAAACAACATATAATAGCTAAAATAAGTCTACCACAATGTTGTGCTACATTTGACCTACCTCACATATAAATATCACTTATTTATATGTGATATTTCCTTTTCGAGTTTGACTTGTATACATTGACATGCAATCACGTAAAGGATTTTAGCTGCCTTCCATTGCTAAAGAAACAAACTATAAAGTTTATAAACTTGCACAAAGTTTGGTTTGTACAGATAAGTCAGATGCCGGTTTTTCACCCCAACGGCCAGAAGGATCAACAGTATTCCCACTTACATTCCAGCATGAAACGAGCCCTCCTGAGTCAAGATGCCTAATTTTGATGCATCACATTCACGTACATTTTAAATGTCGAAGATGTCTGAGGGAAACTCATCAACTCCTTTGTGATCTTCACGTATTCACTTTGATCCACGCTTTCTACATCTTCAATAAGGATGGTACTCTACAGGAGTGAAGGTGCAGATGCGAGTACAAACTTCACAAAGAGAATTTCGATTCTTGTACCATGGAAGTTTTTTATTGTCAATCTTTCAAGATTAAGTACTCGGAGTGTCCTGTAGAATGGTCCTTCAAAATGATTTATGACATTCACTTCCACGCCAATATCCTTCTTCTTCGAGCTCAGCACCAAATGAAGGtcattcaaattcagagaaagaaTAAACATTCTTAGAAGAGAAAAGATTTGATCTTCATCATCAAAATCGAACTCAAATAAAGTCATAACCTTCAAGTTGTGTAGGTATGCAGGGAGCCTCTCCGTTCAGTAGCAAAAGACTTGAGGTACTAATTGTCCAGAGTAAAATCGCAAATTTCAGTCCAGCAGTTGAGTAGATAGGTCAAGTTCACCGGTTTCTCTTGATTCTTTTTTGATGATACAAGTCTAATTGTTTTCAGCTTCCAACAATCCATGAAATGACCCAAGTCAAGTGATTCAGTTCTCCTGGTAAGGAAATATACTTGGGAAAGTCTTGGAGCATATATTTACGCGTTAGCAAAACCACTACACGCGTTAACTTGCAGAATAACAAGGTAGGGCATCCACAAGAAAGAAGCTGCAATGTCATCTAATAACAAGACGACTTTAAGTAGTGAAAGACTTTTGAGCTTGTGGAAACCCCTAAAGCTGCACGGCGGCTTGAAAATGCAATTGGCCAAGCACAAGCTTTCTAGTTCTACATCATACATGTAGGAAGGTAATATATATGGAGCAGCATCTTGTAGATTCAGAAGGTTGAGATTCATGATACCATTTCTCAACAATAAAAGCATCCATTGATCGATAACTGAGTGCTTAGAAGGAGGTATTGGTGAAATCTCTAGGACAAATGTCTTAATAGCTCCATGGTGCTGCAACAGAACTGTATCAATCACGTCTATTAAAGGCTTTCTCTGGCAAAATTGAGCAGAAAATACAAGTTTGGGGATTGAAGCCCAAACATATCTCCACGGTCTAGACAAAATACCCATTCTTGCAGCTTCCTCCATAGACAAGCGCTCTTGAATGTGGTGTTTGACACTAATGGGAAGAGCGGTAAGTCTATCAAGTTGGTCCCCTTCAACATAAGGTCTCTTACTGTCGCAACTTATCATGGCCATTTTGAGTCCTGAATAtttggaaagaaaaagaagaaagtcaGAATATAATTGATACTATAAACATCTTCAACATGCTTCATCTATATGACTCATGTACAACAACAGCAGCATACGCGGTGTAATTCCCACAAGTGGAGCGCAGACGTTACCCTTATCTCGTGgaaatagagaggctgtttcagAAAGACACATAACACAGCAAGTTTAAAAAGGAGAATACAACCATAAATACGACATATAGCAACCAATTAAGTCTAGAAAACAATAGGAAAAGCTTAAAATAACCATATCAATTTACAACACAGCAACATACTCAATTTATAATTCCCACAAGTGGAGCGCAGACCTTATCCTTACCTCAtggagatagagaggttgtttcgaAAAGATGCATAAGAAAGCAAGCTTAAAAAGGGGAATACAACCGTAGTCCGTAAATAAGAAATATAGCAACTAATAGGAAAAGCTTAACATAACCAATTATCTatttacaacaataacaacatacacAATGTATTTTCACAAGTGGGACGCAGACCTTAACTCTACCTCGTAGAAATAAAAAGATTGTTTCGGAAAGACCATCAAAGAAGTAGCACATAACAAAGCAGATTAAAAAGGAGAATACAGCAGTAAATAAGAAGTATAGCAACTAAGTCTAGCAAATAATAAGGAAACCATAATACAACCAATTATCAATTTATCACAATAAATATCCAGTTATGTAATCTATTCTAtcggttttttttttaaaaaaagatggaGCAGCGAAAACAGGGTTAAAATGACTCTCTTTGAattgaaatgactttcaagcttTCAACGagctttcaataattttattaagcATTAAGTggctttaaatagccaacataaaacaaaaatctgcataatttgaaatttaaaacaacCTAAATTATCTCAACAACTAAACAaactacaaatatttaaaattcaaattcatctaAATCTAAACTacttattttgctaaaaactAGTGCAGTAACTTAAAGCAATTTCCAACATATTCTAACAAGCTAAGTTTctcaaactcttcaaaaatgttatcGCACCCGTGTTGGATCCTCTCAAAATGCACTTCTTGTGAAGAATCCGACATGCACacgatgacatttttgaagagttcgaacAACATAGCTACCAAGTACCTACCAAGCAATCATGCCATGGAGATTGGAGATGTTGTACAAATTAAAGCATCCAAAAGTTGAAACAACTATTTTGGCTACAAACTTGAAAGTGCAACGgctaaagttaaattcatgattaaaatttaaaatgtacaaatatttatattttatttgtgaatatttttatatattttttatcagttCAATTTGGTTATTTTGAagtaaaaccaaaatcaaaccacataagtatcgatttttaaattttaaaaccaaCCTAACCAAATGTCAGTTTTTTTAATCGATTTAATTTGATTCACGGTTCGATGTAGTTACTTGTGAACACCCCTAATTTTACAGTTTTGAcagattaaataaaaattacagCTTTTTGGTGAATCCAAATTCACAGTCCAGGCTGAGCCAGGTAGGGCCAAGGGGTCTTACACTTTTTATATCTAGTTAATGTTGAATTCTcttcatgttttttttaaaaaatcccaTTAGCGAAAATAACCACTGGGAGGCTAATAATAAACAGATATAAATTAACTTTGTAGAACAATCTGACTTCTATTTAGTATTGACAGATGTGGTTACTTGATATCTATGAATTTAATCGAGGTGTGTGAAAGCTGACACAGAAAGTagattatcaaaataaaatgatggGAAAACCTATGATTTGATGAATGCACGGCGGAAGGCAATGTGTATATACACTCATGAATGCTTGTTTAGGGGTTTGACTGTGATTCCAATGGGAATTATATAGTTTGAGTCATTGACACTTTGGCCGCTCGAGTTAAGCAAGTTTCTTTTTAGAGTATGGACAGTTTGGTGCACTAAAATTCTCGTTATGTATAAATCCGTAAAAGGGTTAGACAAGGGGTTGTTTCCACGGGTTAAACTCATAACCTCCTGACCACATGAAGTATAAGTTTATATGTTTGTATTATAATACGTCACAAGTTATATCTCGTCTCTTTAAAAAAGCTCATGGTTTGTTAGGTATGGATTTAATAGCAAagggtaaaaacaaaaaaatcaatcaatttgAAAGACAAATCATGCAATTAAACGGCGAGTAGGCTTCTCTCAAGTCCTGAAAGATTATGATCAACAACTCGTGAAAATTGCGTCTTCAAACGCCAGgacaattaaatattttttatcttatcaaAAGAGTCATCGAAATGTTTCGGTCTTACGTTGGTTTCGATTTATCTTTTGGAATATGACAAAGAAGAGAAGATAGATTCACTACGTCATTCATAAATGAGAATTTACGTTAAGTAATTACGTAATTGAGCATGAGAGTCAATTCAATAGAAAGATTCATATTTAGTTTGAGAAGAGATTATGAAATTTTCGAAAgaaatggaaaaataatttacttCCATAAAGTGATTGATTAGATAACTGAAAATAATGGATCTTGTTATGCAATCAAACAGGAATAAGcaatacaataaataaaaggAAACAAGAAGTACACACAGATTTTAAGTGAAAACCCTAGACGGAAAACACAACGGGAAGAGGAGGAGAAAAATTCACTATATCGGAGAAGAATACAAGGAGGAGACGAAATATCAATGACACATGAAAAACCATCAAAAGCCAACCCTCTAAACCACACTTATATGATACGTGCTTACAAGAAAATACTAAACCCAAAAACTTATAGGTCGCACCGCGATCACCACAGATCTCCAATAAATTCTCATAATTACAGGCTTACCAATATGGGTCACACTGCAATCTTTTCGGGCCAGGTCaataaaatttgggtcacaaactctaacagaTCTTGAATACTATTTGAAGTTCAGATAAACTAGACGTGCATGGAGGGAATATTGACCAACTGCACC encodes the following:
- the LOC124896546 gene encoding F-box/FBD/LRR-repeat protein At1g13570-like — translated: MAPPTSNRYLKPHGAHSNFIEPLGHTIGCTSLFPRDKGNVCAPLVGITPRLKMAMISCDSKRPYVEGDQLDRLTALPISVKHHIQERLSMEEAARMGILSRPWRYVWASIPKLVFSAQFCQRKPLIDVIDTVLLQHHGAIKTFVLEISPIPPSKHSVIDQWMLLLLRNGIMNLNLLNLQDAAPYILPSYMYDVELESLCLANCIFKPPCSFRGFHKLKSLSLLKVVLLLDDIAASFLWMPYLVILQVNACSGFANA